A section of the Triticum dicoccoides isolate Atlit2015 ecotype Zavitan chromosome 7A, WEW_v2.0, whole genome shotgun sequence genome encodes:
- the LOC119331320 gene encoding tryptophan aminotransferase-related protein 1-like, with amino-acid sequence MHAFVSCHMHRLIPSVAPAAINAATPRSVVGVADDSQRLSQRSNKAVVTARAAVPNRGGRAVSGDVMVEGSRSDNGSLARTTDGERSQQRPWTPPELAVAPDAVINLELGDPTMYEAFWKEAGERTAVVIPGWRGMSYFSDAGGLCWFLEPEFEREVRRLHRLVGNAAVDGYHLVVGTGATQLSQAAIYALSPADANHPIGVVSPAPYYSAYAPQTDLLLSGFYRWAGDANAMGGDSHIELVCSPNNPDGAIREAVLSSKPGKAIHDLVYYWPQYTPITGTAAHDIMLFTMSKITGHAGTRLGWALVKDLEVAKKMTYFVDRSTIGVSRDSQLRAAKILTLVSDAYDDDKDTRRLFDFAQRCMADRWQALRATVASTGMFSLPEETSGYCTFTKQIVPAYPAFAWLRCEKESVENCRELLRGHGVLAQGGELFGGDARCVRVNMLERDGVFDVLVQRLSSIE; translated from the exons ATGCACGCTTTCGTGTCGTGCCACATGCATCGTCTCATCCCGTCCGTTGCCCCGGCGGCGATAAACGCAGCGACCCCCAGGTCGGTCGTCGGCGTCGCCGATGATAGCCAGCGGCTGAGCCAAAGGAGCAATAAGGCAGTGGTTACTGCGCGCGCGGCGGTACCCAACCGGGGCGGGAGAGCTGTGAGCGGCGACGTCATGGTGGAAGGGAGTCGGTCCGACAACGGCTCTCTGGCAAGAACAACTGACGGCGAGCGGTCGCAGCAGCGGCCCTGGACGCCGCCGGAGCTAGCCGTCGCTCCGGACGCCGTCATCAACCTAGAGCT CGGCGACCCGACCATGTACGAGGCGTTCTGGAAGGAGGCCGGGGAGCGCACTGCGGTCGTGATCCCCGGGTGGCGGGGGATGAGCTACTTCTCCGACGCCGGGGGGCTCTGCTGGTTCCTCGAGCCGGAATTCGAGCGCGAGGTGCGCCGCCTCCATCGCCTCGTCGGCAACGCAGCGGTCGATGGCTACCACCTCGTGGTCGGTACTGGTGCCACCCAGCTATCCCAGGCGGCCATTTACGCGCTGTCTCCCGCCGACGCCAACCATCCCATCGGCGTCGTATCGCCGGCGCCGTACTATTCG GCGTATGCGCCACAGACGGACCTCCTGCTCTCGGGGTTCTACCGCTGGGCCGGCGACGCCAACGCCATGGGCGGTGACAGCCACATCGAGCTGGTCTGCTCACCAAACAATCCCGACGGCGCCATCCGTGAGGCCGTCCTGAGCTCCAAGCCTGGCAAGGCGATCCACGACCTCGTGTACTACTGGCCGCAGTACACGCCCATCACCGGCACGGCAGCCCACGACATCATGCTCTTCACCATGTCCAAGATCACTGGCCACGCCGGCACGAGACTCGG GTGGGCGCTAGTGAAGGACCTGGAGGTGGCGAAGAAGATGACTTACTTTGTCGATCGCAGCACCATCGGCGTGTCTAGGGACTCACAGCTCCGTGCCGCCAAGATCCTCACCTTGGTCTCTGACGCCTACGATGACGACAAGGACACAAGGCGGCTCTTTGACTTCGCGCAGCGGTGCATGGCAGACCGATGGCAGGCTCTACGCGCCACCGTGGCGTCCACCGGCATGTTCAGCCTTCCGGAGGAGACATCGGGCTACTGCACCTTCACAAAGCAAATCGTGCCAGCTTACCCTG CGTTTGCGTGGTTGCGCTGCGAGAAGGAAAGCGTGGAAAACTGTAGGGAGCTCCTGCGTGGTCATGGCGTCCTGGCACAGGGCGGCGAGCTGTTCGGGGGAGACGCAAGGTGCGTTAGAGTCAACATGCTGGAGAGGGATGGAGTGTTCGATGTACTCGTACAACGTCTCTCCTCTATTGAATGA